Within Leguminivora glycinivorella isolate SPB_JAAS2020 chromosome 26, LegGlyc_1.1, whole genome shotgun sequence, the genomic segment TACGAGGTGAGGTTTGaaaaagttaggttaggtttaaaaaaaaaaaaaaaaggtctaattttagcgataagaaagaagagaaaaaaaaattcgtaAAGCATTAAGATTACCTACCTATCTTAGGAAAAGTTAGGTTTGAAAAAGTAAgattacttaaaattaagaaaaaaaaataactttaataaaagtaaataaaagatacctacctaattataataaaatataatattagtacgttaTCAGTAGTCAAAAACTAACCCGATTTAGAGAGGGGGAATTGTATGTGAATTTTATAGCCCTCTCGCTCACACGGACACTAACTCCATCCCTTTCTAACAGGCACATATAAAGCGCCGCGAGAAAAATTTCGCTTATTCCCTCTCGTGACTCGTTATCGTAACGTCCACGCGCGTTGTAATAATTTATCGCAATGGCTCGTACCAAGCAGACCGCTCGTAAATCCACCGGTGGTAAAGCACCCCGCAAACAGCTAGCCACCAAGGCGGCCCGCAAGAGCGCGCCCGCCACCGGCGGAGTCAAGAAGCCTCATCGTTACAGGCCCGGTACCGTCGCCCTCCGTGAGATCCGTCGCTACCAGAAGAGCACCGAGCTCCTGATCCGCAAGCTGCCCTTCCAGCGTCTGGTCCGTGAGATCGCTCAGGACTTCAAGACCGACCTGCGCTTCCAGAGCTCCGCCGTTATGGCTCTTCAGGAGGCCAGCGAGGCTTACCTGGTCGGTCTCTTCGAAGACACCAACCTGTGCGCCATCCACGCCAAGCGTGTCACCATCATGCCCAAGGACATCCAGCTGGCCCGCAGGATCCGCGGCGAACGTGCCTAAGCTGTGTGCCAGTGTTTTAATCACCACACGCTTAAACTGACACGATGCGACATCACCGATCGCAGTCTACGCGAACGCATActgttacattataattatgtattattttgtaCAAAGCGCGTTTTGCGTTACGGACATGCGAAAGTGAGTGACGCTTCTGTCAAATCAAAAGGCCCTTTTCAGGGCCACACATGATTCGAAAATTAACATTTGTTTCTTTGAACGGATACTTGCGTAGTAGACAAAAATcgatataaattattaattaatacgaactatatatatatgaaatctaaaagtaaaataatagaaaagttCAAGTTCTATGAATGCTTTAAAGATACCGAATTGTTATATATAGATATGTACGTACACTGACTGAGCTGTACAAAACAAAGTATTAGAGAATTAAATTATACCCGTGTGCGCTGTGCGCGACTCGTAGAATGTTCTCGCACTCATATTATACCTAAATGGTggacaaaaaaatttaaatattattattatttgaattataatGCCACATActgaaatatataaattatatacaaaAATCCACTATATGCAGTGCATGAGACCGTTCTTTAACAACCTTAAGGAGGCCGTTCGTCGTTATATCAAGTAATATGATGTATATCCCCTGTGTGTAGGTATCCGTAatgaatttaaataacaattattcatattacttttatatttataagtaaattaaaaaattgtTCGCAATACGTGGTCCGATATCTGTATAACCCCGTCCCCCGTCACCCCGCGGCGGGGTAAAACGTATAAATATACGGCGATCGGCTGCAGATTTTATTCCACTCGTGTCGACGCGCGCCGCAAGTCGTGTGTCTGTATTCCGTTCGTTCGAGAAGTCTAATCTCTCTAACAAGTCGCAATGACCGGTCGCGGTAAGGGAGGCAAAGGTCTGGGGAAAGGAGGAGCCAAGCGGCACAGGAAGGTGCTCCGTGATAACATCCAGGGTATCACTAAGCCCGCCATCCGTCGTCTGGCCCGCAGAGGCGGCGTCAAGCGTATCTCCGGTCTGATCTACGAGGAGACCCGCGGCGTGTTGAAGGTGTTCCTCGAGAACGTGATCCGTGACGCCGTCACCTACACCGAGCACGCCAAGAGGAAGACCGTCACCGCCATGGACGTCGTCTACGCTCTGAAGCGTCAGGGCCGCACCCTGTACGGTTTCGGAGGTTAAGAGCGCTGCGACACTATATATATAGTGTCGTCGTCGTGCGATATAGTGTAACTATACGATATATGTGTCGTTACCGTATCGCGCGCTAGCGCACCGCGTCCTCAGACGCAAATACAAAAAGGCCCTTTTCAGGGCCGCATATCATTCTATAATAACAACTACTAAAAAGTTTCACTAGCGACACAGACGTAAAACAATCGATCTTATCTAAACCTAACATAACTAACTATATGTATACAGTACCATATCATTATGAACAATTAATAACAACTTACCCCGTACCGCCACACAGTTTTCTCTCTCGCCGCGCGCCACCCGGCTACCTCCTCTCTGAAACAATAACAATAAAGTTTTTTAACTTactctgtatgtatgtatgtatgtatgtatgtatgtatgtacgcaTTAATATTACATACCGAAATATATATGTTATTATCGTGTATGTTTATCATCAAACAAACCATATACATAATAGCTTACATATCTACtgtctatattttatttaagtatgtgtatgtatttaagtatagaTTCGATCGATTGAACGTCTAAGTGTCATGCTCGAAACaattaattaactaattattatAATCCCACCGGCGTACAGCCTCGCGTAACGATAATCGCATAAAATCATGCGCCCAATCATCATCGGGTAGGTACCGGGTGGGTACTACCCACCCAACGGGCAGGTGCTATTTCTTTCTCCATACATTCCTCTCCTCCTCCTCTTTGATGCCCGACTGCCCGACTCTATGCACTGCACTTCACACTCACTCATAACATAACATAGGTTGTACTGTACTCACGTTTTCCAAATCGCAAATCATGCCTTGCACTGTACATCCATTGGTATTTGTCACACACATTCacttaattttacttatcacaCGTTAATCCGCAACCACCActtaattaagtaataaataaataaacaaacaaacaaaacaaaacaatcatATCACATGCAATCCACACCAAGGCATTTTACTTCACCCGCGCGCGCGCGAACTAAACCGGTGACCCGGCGCACTCTCACCTGATCATCAGAACCGCTTGACCTATCGGCCACCAACTACTGCCTGATAACTAGGTCTAAGATGAACTGCCCAATTAGGTAAAGGGTTTGCAAATATTGCATAAAAAAGACAGGGACGTCAACTATCTCCTCACCCACTCACGTCACACCAACCACCACCTCACCTCTCACCCCTCTCTCTCTCCTGAAGTCAAGTTAAGTTAAATAGACTGGACTAGAAAATAGTGACACATTTCATTCGTTTTTGTTTGTGACTAATgatctaaaaataatttacacaaatacatatataattttgtgaaaagtgatatgtatgtataaagttTGGTGATGATACAaaactttataaaattaattttattatgtgtGATATTTTCGAATTTCATAACACAGAAGCTCAAGTAAGTAAGCATTCTCAGTGTTCATACGCCGCTAACGTGACATACATAacatatatacttacttacttacttgaacgGAATTTATATAAAATCAAACATACTATATTCATATAGATATATATACCATACTGTGGTTTTAATACACAAACAgtactatttttataaatataataaaactccTATATAATAAACGACCAACACGAATCTCTATCCCTCTACTATGATGATCGCACGTTGTCGAGTGTAGCTGTTACGATACTCGTAGAAGAAGAAGATACTGTAACTAAAATGAACACAATAATATAGACGGCGTTAACCTACTGTACATTGACACGATATCGATAtgtttaatgaaatattatttaaacttttcATATAAATTACCTATCCCGTTTTACATCTGTACTAGCAGATACCGAAACCAATGAACGTAGGCAATCCACGTCGCGGTACGGCTGTTTTACGACAGTGAATACGACATGTGAAAATAACATCATAACAATAATTTTCTAATGTTGTTATTGTGTCATATATATCTATGGTATCTTAGCTTTTAACTGGAAGACACACAATACAGTTAAATGTGATTTTAAATAAGAAAAATCACTTTTTAAACTGACCCGAGGCGCCCGCAACCTCTAATACCAAAAGTAAACTTCTCTCATTCGTCCATCTGAGTTTCAAATGCTGTGACTCttattaaaatacatatatcaATTCATAAAGAATACACATgtgcaatattattataataattttaatataattaactGTAAATTTAGTTTAATCATAAACGAGTAAGTGAAAAGTTGGAAGTGTTATTACGAGAAAACGTCCCGCGACAGAAGGGTCTGCGTTACGGTTAAGCCGGAGATTATATAAAAAGTGGCGCCCCCAATTGGCGTGCATTAGTACTCGCCAGCGCAGCGCTCCGCTCACACGCGTCCGCTGTTCTCTCTTTGCGCAGTTCGTGCGATTTACTAATTTGAAACTTACACTTGTATTTTTTCGGTTTTTCCGGTAAACATGGCCGACACCGCAGTTGCCGCTGACGCCCCCGCCCCGGCGACGCCCGCGAAGAAGCCCAAGGCCTCCGCCGGCGCTAAGAAGCCCAAAGCGAAGCCCACCCACCCGAAGACTTCCGAGATGGTCAACAGTGCCATCAAGGAGTTGAAGGAGAGGAGCGGTTCGTCCCTGCAGGCTATCAAGAAATACATCGCCGCCCAGTACAAGGTGGACGCCGAGAAGCTGGCTCCGTTCATCAGAAAATATCTGAAGAGCGCTGTCGAATCCGGCGCACTGATCCAGACCAAAGGCAAGGGCGCGTCCGGCTCGTTCAAACTGGAGTCCAAGTCGTCCTCCGGCGCCAAGAAACCCGCCGCCGCCAAGAAGTCTAGCGCCAAATCTTCAGCGGCCGCGAAGAAACCGGCCGCAGCTAAGCCCGCTAAGGCCAGGAAGGCCGCCGCCTCTCCCGCCAAGCCTAAGGCCGCCACTAAGGACAAGAAGGCCGCCGCCGCCAAGAAGAAGCCCGCCGCTAAGAAACCCTCCACCCCCGCCAAGGGCAAGAGCGCCGCCGCGCCTAAGGCCAAGAAGACCGCGAAGCCTCCCACCAAGAAGCCTAAAGCTCCCAAACCGAAGAAGGCCGCGGCCGCTCCCAAAGCGAAGCCCGCCGCTAAGAAGGCCGCCTCGAAGAAGTAAGACTGTGCGCGTTCGCTATTGTCGTCGCCGCCGTTCTTGCATCGGTCGTGGTGGTGTTGTTAGTGACGTTGATGGAGATTATGCGACGGCTTGTCGCATCACTCTTCTCGACTCACGTCATACGCCTGTGCGCGTTAAACGCACATCAAAAAGCCCTTTTCAGGGCTAACAAACGTATTCAAAGGCTCATCGCCTCTGTTTCATTGCAATAAGAGCACATAACACAAAGTCGTTCGACCGATCGATCGATCGATCACtcttataaataagtaaaacaaACTTAAGTGCTTTCCGAAATGGTAAAAAGTCTTATTAAGACTACAAAAAACTAGGCTTCTAATTAAATATATCCCCCCGTCTTATCTAGTCAAAACGAACGAACGAACGAACATATattatttctataaaattattattataacgatGTGATCTCAATGATAGATCTCGGTTACTTGGGTTTTAGAAAAAATTTATACAAagttaatatattaattatctAGTAGTAACGCAACGTAAATTTTACACGCACGcaaataattatacattaataATACAGACGCAGTATGTATATTGGCGAAAAATTTTATACCCGTGCCATTTTGCAAGCGGaagacatatatgtatattataagtacaaaatattattatatttaaaaataggtaataaaattcacaacgtctgtttttatttatatctctATCTCTCTCTAATTTGTGCTATTGCACGAGAATCGGCGATTGGTCGATCGGGCCCGTGTTGTGCCGGCTCGTTATATCCCCACTTATCGGTGCGCTCGTGAGCTTATAAATATTCACGGTAGGATAGggaagttttttttctttttcattcAGTTGCTCGCTTGCCGCCGTGCCGAACAGACGCTCGCCCGCGCCTAGAGAGACGACGCGTACGAACGGAACCAGCAAGACAGTGACACCACAAATGCTGTGCCGCTCCGGATTGGATTCGCACAAAAAAGGATTTAAACCAAAGGATTTAATAACTGTGAGTACTCATCTCGAGCCGTCTCAGACGGCTCGATTACACCCGGTAGGGAAATCATGAATGACGAAGACATGACTGAAGGAAGTCCCCAAGGGTCCCGTCTTGACGGTGAGACCCTCATGGAACTGTTTGGGGGCTTCCTTCGCACCATAAACCCGGCCCTCGTCGACGGATTCGAGACATACCTCCGTCAATTTGTAGAGAGAAAAGGTCTCGGTGACAGCCCTCGAGGAGGGACGGGTTTAACctcacaagaaaacgaaaaAGAGACGACCGACAGCACCTACGAGACGGAACCATCCTCCCCCGTATTAATAGATAATGCCGCCAAAATTCCCGCTAACGGGCCGGCAGCCGAGAGCGCGGTGGGCGCCGCCATCTTGCAGGCAAACATGGCGGCCGCCGGGGCGACGGCCGTGGCCCCGCCCCCGGAGGCCGCCATAGCGCGCGGGCGAATGGCGGCGGGCGCCGCGCCGCGATTGACGGCCCCGCCCACAAAGGGGAAAACGGGTAAGGATGGGCCCCGTCGTTCTACCGAGAGACGACCGCGTGATCGAAGCTGCTCACGTTCACCTATCAGAAGCCCATTGAGAGACTCCCCCTCACCGACTTCCGACACCCCCCACTCATCTGACATGGAAATAGTAGATAATGGCGTCCCATGGACAGAAGCAGGGAATAAGAAAAAAGCTGCCCGTAGGAAAAATAAGGACACTGCACCCCCGAGCCAACCAACCGCCAAAAAGATGGCCCTCCCCTCCCCAACAGGCACTCCCCCCTCAGTAGAACAACAACAAACTCAAGACTCAGTCTACATCCCACTAACTCAAAACACTCAACCCCCCTCTCAGAGCCAACTGACCCCCACACAAGACACGCTCATTAATTTAACtcaaaatacctacaaaagcCAGCCCCCCCCGCAAAGTCAATTGGACTCCCCCCCCCTGACAAACACGCCACAAACAAAGATAAAAACAGACCACGTAGTAATCAAAGACAAGACTAAATACCATCAAATAAGAACAATTTTAGCCCAAAGGGGTATTCAAGTTACGGGCAGTAATACGGAAGAAGGTATAAAGCTGGCCGTCAGAGGTACCGAAGCGTACAGAAGTGTAATCCGCCTCCTCG encodes:
- the LOC125239716 gene encoding uncharacterized protein LOC125239716, with product MTGRGKGGKGLGKGGAKRHRKVLRDNIQGITKPAIRRLARRGGVKRISGLIYEETRGVLKVFLENVIRDAVTYTEHAKRKTVTAMDVVYALKRQGRTLYAPLEIHARSGRSAMARTKQTARKSTGGKAPRKQLATKAARKSAPATGGVKKPHRYRPGTVALREIRRYQKSTELLIRKLPFQRLVREIAQDFKTDLRFQSSAVMALQEASEAYLVGLFEDTNLCAIHAKLAMTGRGKGGKGLGKGGAKRHRKVLRDNIQGITKPAIRRLARRGGVKRISGLIYEETRGVLKVFLENVIRDAVTYTEHAKRKTVTAMDVVYALKRQGRTLYGFGG
- the LOC125239666 gene encoding histone H1B-like codes for the protein MADTAVAADAPAPATPAKKPKASAGAKKPKAKPTHPKTSEMVNSAIKELKERSGSSLQAIKKYIAAQYKVDAEKLAPFIRKYLKSAVESGALIQTKGKGASGSFKLESKSSSGAKKPAAAKKSSAKSSAAAKKPAAAKPAKARKAAASPAKPKAATKDKKAAAAKKKPAAKKPSTPAKGKSAAAPKAKKTAKPPTKKPKAPKPKKAAAAPKAKPAAKKAASKK